Proteins found in one Acipenser ruthenus chromosome 18, fAciRut3.2 maternal haplotype, whole genome shotgun sequence genomic segment:
- the LOC117421230 gene encoding matrix metalloproteinase-24-like isoform X1: MAGMGGKRRKAGLPGFCWKTCYFHILFWVVSVCGEEKTFIVETWLKSYGYLLPHDIRTSDLRSEKAMQSAVAAMQRFYGIPVTGVLDQTTIEWMRKPRCGVPDHPGISRRRRNKRYALTGQKWRQKHITYSIHNYTPKVGELDTRKAIRQAFDVWQRVTPLTFEEVPYHEIKSERKEADIMIFFASGFHGDSSPFDGEGGFLAHAYFPGPGIGGDTHFDSDEPWTLGNANHDGNRGNDLFLVAVHELGHALGLEHSNDPSAIMAPFYQYMETQNFKLPQDDLQGIQKIYGPPAEMLEPTRPLPTLPARRSHTNSERKHDRQSRPPRPPSGDRPHSPGAKPNICDGNFNTVALFRGEMFVFKDRWFWRLRNNRLQEGYPMQIEQFWKGLPARIDAAYERSDGKFVFFKGDKYWVFKEVTAEPGYPHSLVELGSCLPREGIDTALRWEPVGKTYFFKGDRYWRYNEEKRAADPGYPKPITVWKGIPEAPQGAFVSKEGFYTFFYKGKEYWKFDNQKLTVESGYPRSILKDWMGCDQSMVEKNKDRHLPHDDVDIMVTINDAPSTVNAIAVVIPCILSLCILVLVYTIFQFKNKGVQQQHVTYYKRPVQEWV; the protein is encoded by the exons ATGGCTGGTATGGGAGGAAAGCGGAGGAAAGCTGGGCTCCCGGGTTTCTGCTGGAAAACCTGCTATTTTCATATATTATTCTGGGTAGTGTCAGTGTGCGGAGAGGAGAAGACCTTCATTGTGGAG ACATGGCTGAAGAGCTACGGCTACCTTCTCCCGCACGACATCCGGACATCCGACCTGCGGTCCGAGAAGGCCATGCAGTCTGCCGTCGCTGCCATGCAGCGTTTCTATGGGATACCTGTGACAGGTGTGCTGGATCAGACAACGATAGA GTGGATGAGAAAGCCTCGGTGCGGAGTGCCTGACCACCCTGGGATCAGCCGGAGAAGGAGGAATAAACGCTATGCGCTGACGGGACAGAAATGGAGACAGAAACACATCACCTACAG cataCATAACTACACCCCCAAGGTGGGCGAGCTTGACACACGGAAAGCTATCCGTCAAGCTTTCGATGTGTGGCAGAGGGTGACCCCGCTGACGTTTGAGGAGGTCCCCTATCACGAGATTAAGAGCGAGAGGAAGGAGGCGGACATCATGATCTTCTTCGCCTCGGGTTTCCATGGAGACAGCTCTCCGTTTGACGGGGAGGGGGGGTTTCTGGCCCACGCCTATTTCCCGGGTCCGGGGATCGGAGGCGACACGCACTTCGACTCGGACGAGCCGTGGACTCTGGGGAACGCGAATCACGACGGTAATCGTG GAAATGACCTGTTTTTAGTGGCAGTCCACGAGCTGGGCCACGCCCTGGGTCTAGAGCACTCCAATGATCCCAGCGCCATCATGGCTCCCTTCTACCAGTACATGGAGACGCAGAACTTCAAGCTGCCCCAGGACGATCTGCAGGGCATCCAGAAGATCTATG gccCTCCTGCTGAGATGCTGGAGCCCACCAGGCCCTTGCCTACTCTACCAGCCCGTCGATCCCACACCAACTCAGAAAGGAAACATGACCGGCAGTCTAGGCCCCCACGTCCTCCCTCGGGGGACAGGCCCCACTCTCCAGGGGCCAAGCCTAACATCTGTGATGGGAACTTCAACACTGTGGCCCTGTTCAGGGGGGAGATGTTCGTATTTAAG GATCGCTGGTTCTGGCGGCTGCGTAACAACAGGCTGCAGGAAGGCTATCCCATGCAGATCGAGCAGTTCTGGAAAGGACTCCCTGCCAGGATCGACGCTGCCTACGAGAGGTCCGATGGAAAGTTTGTGTTCTTCAAAG GTGACAAATACTGGGTGTTCAAGGAGGTGACCGCGGAGCCGGGGTACCCCCACAGCCTGGTGGAGCTGGGCAGCTGTTTGCCACGCGAGGGAATCGACACGGCCCTGCGCTGGGAGCCCGTGGGCAAGACCTACTTCTTCAAGGGGGACAGGTACTGGAGATACAACGAGGAGAAGAGGGCAGCCGACCCCGGCTACCCCAAACCAATCACCGTCTGGAAAGGCATACCGGAGGCACCCCAGGGAGCATTTGTCAGCAAGGAAGGCT TTTACACCTTCTTCTACAAAGGGAAGGAATACTGGAAGTTCGACAACCAGAAGCTGACCGTGGAGTCGGGGTACCCACGCTCCATCCTCAAGGACTGGATGGGCTGCGACCAGTCGATGGTGGAGAAGAACAAAGACCGCCACCTCCCACACGACGACGTGGACATCATGGTGACCATCAACGACGCCCCCAGCACGGTCAACGCCATTGCCGTGGTGATCCCCTGCATCCTCTCACTCTGCATCCTGGTCCTGGTCTACACCATCTTCCAGTTCAAGAACAAAGGCGTGCAGCAGCAGCACGTGACTTACTACAAGCGGCCCGTGCAGGAGTGGGTATGA
- the LOC117421230 gene encoding matrix metalloproteinase-24-like isoform X2 — MAGMGGKRRKAGLPGFCWKTCYFHILFWVVSVCGEEKTFIVETWLKSYGYLLPHDIRTSDLRSEKAMQSAVAAMQRFYGIPVTGVLDQTTIEWMRKPRCGVPDHPGISRRRRNKRYALTGQKWRQKHITYSIHNYTPKVGELDTRKAIRQAFDVWQRVTPLTFEEVPYHEIKSERKEADIMIFFASGFHGDSSPFDGEGGFLAHAYFPGPGIGGDTHFDSDEPWTLGNANHDGNDLFLVAVHELGHALGLEHSNDPSAIMAPFYQYMETQNFKLPQDDLQGIQKIYGPPAEMLEPTRPLPTLPARRSHTNSERKHDRQSRPPRPPSGDRPHSPGAKPNICDGNFNTVALFRGEMFVFKDRWFWRLRNNRLQEGYPMQIEQFWKGLPARIDAAYERSDGKFVFFKGDKYWVFKEVTAEPGYPHSLVELGSCLPREGIDTALRWEPVGKTYFFKGDRYWRYNEEKRAADPGYPKPITVWKGIPEAPQGAFVSKEGFYTFFYKGKEYWKFDNQKLTVESGYPRSILKDWMGCDQSMVEKNKDRHLPHDDVDIMVTINDAPSTVNAIAVVIPCILSLCILVLVYTIFQFKNKGVQQQHVTYYKRPVQEWV, encoded by the exons ATGGCTGGTATGGGAGGAAAGCGGAGGAAAGCTGGGCTCCCGGGTTTCTGCTGGAAAACCTGCTATTTTCATATATTATTCTGGGTAGTGTCAGTGTGCGGAGAGGAGAAGACCTTCATTGTGGAG ACATGGCTGAAGAGCTACGGCTACCTTCTCCCGCACGACATCCGGACATCCGACCTGCGGTCCGAGAAGGCCATGCAGTCTGCCGTCGCTGCCATGCAGCGTTTCTATGGGATACCTGTGACAGGTGTGCTGGATCAGACAACGATAGA GTGGATGAGAAAGCCTCGGTGCGGAGTGCCTGACCACCCTGGGATCAGCCGGAGAAGGAGGAATAAACGCTATGCGCTGACGGGACAGAAATGGAGACAGAAACACATCACCTACAG cataCATAACTACACCCCCAAGGTGGGCGAGCTTGACACACGGAAAGCTATCCGTCAAGCTTTCGATGTGTGGCAGAGGGTGACCCCGCTGACGTTTGAGGAGGTCCCCTATCACGAGATTAAGAGCGAGAGGAAGGAGGCGGACATCATGATCTTCTTCGCCTCGGGTTTCCATGGAGACAGCTCTCCGTTTGACGGGGAGGGGGGGTTTCTGGCCCACGCCTATTTCCCGGGTCCGGGGATCGGAGGCGACACGCACTTCGACTCGGACGAGCCGTGGACTCTGGGGAACGCGAATCACGACG GAAATGACCTGTTTTTAGTGGCAGTCCACGAGCTGGGCCACGCCCTGGGTCTAGAGCACTCCAATGATCCCAGCGCCATCATGGCTCCCTTCTACCAGTACATGGAGACGCAGAACTTCAAGCTGCCCCAGGACGATCTGCAGGGCATCCAGAAGATCTATG gccCTCCTGCTGAGATGCTGGAGCCCACCAGGCCCTTGCCTACTCTACCAGCCCGTCGATCCCACACCAACTCAGAAAGGAAACATGACCGGCAGTCTAGGCCCCCACGTCCTCCCTCGGGGGACAGGCCCCACTCTCCAGGGGCCAAGCCTAACATCTGTGATGGGAACTTCAACACTGTGGCCCTGTTCAGGGGGGAGATGTTCGTATTTAAG GATCGCTGGTTCTGGCGGCTGCGTAACAACAGGCTGCAGGAAGGCTATCCCATGCAGATCGAGCAGTTCTGGAAAGGACTCCCTGCCAGGATCGACGCTGCCTACGAGAGGTCCGATGGAAAGTTTGTGTTCTTCAAAG GTGACAAATACTGGGTGTTCAAGGAGGTGACCGCGGAGCCGGGGTACCCCCACAGCCTGGTGGAGCTGGGCAGCTGTTTGCCACGCGAGGGAATCGACACGGCCCTGCGCTGGGAGCCCGTGGGCAAGACCTACTTCTTCAAGGGGGACAGGTACTGGAGATACAACGAGGAGAAGAGGGCAGCCGACCCCGGCTACCCCAAACCAATCACCGTCTGGAAAGGCATACCGGAGGCACCCCAGGGAGCATTTGTCAGCAAGGAAGGCT TTTACACCTTCTTCTACAAAGGGAAGGAATACTGGAAGTTCGACAACCAGAAGCTGACCGTGGAGTCGGGGTACCCACGCTCCATCCTCAAGGACTGGATGGGCTGCGACCAGTCGATGGTGGAGAAGAACAAAGACCGCCACCTCCCACACGACGACGTGGACATCATGGTGACCATCAACGACGCCCCCAGCACGGTCAACGCCATTGCCGTGGTGATCCCCTGCATCCTCTCACTCTGCATCCTGGTCCTGGTCTACACCATCTTCCAGTTCAAGAACAAAGGCGTGCAGCAGCAGCACGTGACTTACTACAAGCGGCCCGTGCAGGAGTGGGTATGA